The Labeo rohita strain BAU-BD-2019 chromosome 19, IGBB_LRoh.1.0, whole genome shotgun sequence genome window below encodes:
- the edn2 gene encoding endothelin-2, with amino-acid sequence MAFSLRTAVFITVALCVLEQGFGYPLSEQSKASSNPPAVKRVRTKRCSCSSWEDNECIYFCHLDIIWVNTPNKIAPFGLGSPLSRRRRSTGRCECANPADRTCSSFCHSSLENPDMEIVTQFDDQSIHMDKTSNYLLSSLRKTIKENLMTASRSASTKKKSRLRNLLIN; translated from the exons ATGGCTTTCTCACTGCGGACGGCTGTCTTTATCACTGTTGCACTATGTGTGCTGGAGCAAG GGTTTGGATATCCACTGTCTGAACAATCTAAAGCATCAAGCAATCCACCTGCTGTCAAACGGGTCCGTACCAAACGCTGCTCCTGTAGCAGCTGGGAGGACAACGAGTGCATCTATTTCTGCCATTTGGACATCATCTGGGTCAACACACCAAA TAAGATCGCACCTTTCGGTCTGGGAAGCCCTCTGTCCCGTCGCCGGCGCTCCACGGGCCGCTGCGAGTGCGCGAATCCCGCTGACCGGACCTGCTCTAGTTTCTGTCACAGCAG TTTGGAAAATCCAGATATGGAGATTGTGACCCAATTTGATGACCAGTCAATTCACATGGACAAAACTAGCAATTATCTGCTGTCATCTCTCAG GAAGACGATTAAAGAAAATCTCATGACAGCCTCTCGATCTGCTTCAACCAAGAAGAAATCCAGACTCAGGAATCTCTTGATCAATTAG